A stretch of the Bacillus sp. B-jedd genome encodes the following:
- a CDS encoding amino acid permease — MDFFIPADKSGNKSGGSDKGNLKWWQLSLIGIGCTIGTGFFLGSAIGIKTTGPSIVFSFLLAAFGTYTVYNLLAKMTAEDPQDGSFCYYAGKALGRWAGFSCGWNYWTSNILIMGSQLTALSILSRFWFPNIPLWLFATGYAILAILVVVTGNKGFDKVENLLAVIKTSAIVMFIILAALALTGVLPGEVKHPGLPSAMNKLFPNGLTGFWSSLIYAYYAYGGIEVIGLMATRLKKKGDAPKAGIVMLIVLAVIYVLSLGFAVTMAYHTEFTEKESPFVTAMEHYHLPFFPHVFNAAIIMAGFSTMTASLFGVTTLLVTLSESKDAPAFFAKKMKWKDVPLPSLSLATVGLLASIITALLLPGKIYEYITTAAGILILFNWAFIVMSALKILEMKAGGKILAFIGIVLLAAAATGTLFESTIRFGFFASIGFVAIIFLVTLIMHFKVWKKQHAS, encoded by the coding sequence ATGGATTTTTTTATCCCTGCGGACAAAAGTGGAAACAAAAGCGGCGGCTCCGACAAGGGAAATTTAAAATGGTGGCAGCTGTCCCTGATCGGTATCGGCTGTACAATCGGCACCGGTTTTTTTCTCGGTTCAGCAATTGGCATTAAAACAACCGGGCCATCAATTGTTTTTTCCTTCTTATTAGCCGCCTTTGGAACGTATACAGTCTATAACCTGCTCGCAAAAATGACCGCTGAGGATCCACAGGATGGATCTTTCTGTTATTATGCGGGTAAAGCTCTTGGGCGCTGGGCAGGCTTCAGCTGCGGTTGGAATTATTGGACTTCGAATATTCTCATCATGGGCAGCCAATTGACAGCACTGTCAATTTTGTCGAGGTTTTGGTTTCCTAATATACCGCTTTGGCTTTTTGCGACTGGCTATGCCATCCTTGCGATTCTAGTGGTCGTGACAGGCAATAAAGGGTTTGACAAAGTCGAAAACCTGCTCGCTGTCATAAAGACGTCAGCGATTGTCATGTTCATCATCCTAGCCGCACTTGCTTTAACAGGAGTACTACCGGGGGAGGTTAAACATCCCGGGCTCCCGTCCGCAATGAATAAACTCTTCCCCAATGGCCTGACAGGTTTTTGGTCATCACTCATCTATGCGTACTATGCATACGGGGGAATCGAGGTAATCGGGCTGATGGCGACGAGGCTGAAAAAAAAGGGAGACGCTCCGAAAGCGGGGATTGTCATGTTGATTGTCCTCGCCGTTATTTATGTGCTTTCACTTGGATTTGCGGTCACGATGGCTTATCATACGGAATTTACGGAAAAAGAAAGCCCCTTTGTTACGGCGATGGAGCATTATCACCTGCCATTTTTTCCGCACGTATTCAACGCCGCCATTATTATGGCTGGATTTTCGACAATGACCGCGTCCTTATTCGGAGTAACTACCTTGCTTGTGACCTTATCTGAAAGTAAGGATGCTCCTGCGTTTTTTGCAAAAAAGATGAAGTGGAAGGATGTGCCGCTTCCTTCGCTTAGCTTAGCAACGGTAGGGCTGCTTGCTTCCATCATTACGGCACTCCTGCTGCCCGGAAAGATATACGAATATATCACAACAGCTGCTGGAATCCTCATTTTATTCAATTGGGCGTTTATTGTTATGTCGGCTTTGAAAATTCTTGAAATGAAGGCAGGCGGGAAAATCCTTGCCTTTATTGGGATTGTCCTTTTAGCCGCAGCGGCAACCGGCACGTTGTTCGAAAGTACGATCAGATTTGGTTTTTTTGCCAGCATCGGGTTTGTGGCCATCATTTTCTTAGTCACACTCATTATGCATTTTAAAGTATGGAAGAAACAGCACGCTTCCTAA
- a CDS encoding YbxH family protein — MGAIDKHGYRFEPEFSVISQTGAIHVYKNGDFIEEIKFSFSGKFPVLDEIEQKVDEYCHRKGI, encoded by the coding sequence ATGGGTGCGATTGACAAGCATGGCTACCGGTTTGAACCCGAATTTAGCGTTATCAGCCAAACCGGTGCCATTCATGTTTATAAAAACGGGGATTTTATCGAAGAAATAAAGTTTTCCTTCAGCGGCAAATTTCCGGTATTGGATGAAATAGAACAGAAGGTAGATGAATATTGCCATAGGAAAGGAATTTAA
- a CDS encoding glycoside hydrolase family 18 protein produces the protein MADFRKALLILSIFGVFAAGFLTGAYYTAHKENEELTLKYKKAALSKKRSTDKKLPEAEISKVIMGYVQDFRDPASTNYKNLTHVIFSFAHPTTDGKVMLNGEMAWENLRRTVKLAHKNGSSALLAIGGWYHINGGESYPYFKEAISSPQSRNNLVASLMAIVDKENLDGIDIDFEHPRSQTDAANLAVFAKELSGELHGRKKELSVAVYSKINAISGAEVNSVTFKADMFRYADHVNIMAYDGQWDGGYHAENLAPYQFTKNVVNYWAKLFGSLGISKSKLVLGIPLYGQPEDVKAKQISYAAIVRKNPDYAKKDSINWNGTVYHFNGQNTVKRKTELALSHGFGGMMLWEAGLDSNDEKNMAAAIRSTLTTHSIRAGNSPGEN, from the coding sequence GTGGCTGATTTTAGAAAGGCCTTATTGATACTTAGCATATTTGGTGTCTTTGCAGCCGGTTTTTTAACCGGGGCATACTATACAGCGCATAAAGAGAACGAGGAACTGACATTAAAATATAAAAAAGCTGCGTTGTCTAAGAAAAGATCTACAGACAAAAAGCTGCCGGAAGCTGAAATTTCAAAAGTGATCATGGGCTACGTTCAAGATTTCAGGGACCCGGCCTCGACAAATTATAAAAACCTAACCCATGTTATTTTTTCCTTCGCCCATCCTACTACAGACGGAAAAGTGATGCTGAATGGGGAAATGGCTTGGGAGAATTTGCGGAGAACGGTGAAGCTTGCACATAAAAATGGCAGCAGTGCATTACTTGCCATTGGGGGCTGGTACCATATTAATGGCGGGGAATCGTACCCATATTTTAAAGAGGCGATAAGCAGCCCTCAATCCCGCAACAATCTTGTTGCTTCCCTGATGGCGATTGTTGATAAAGAAAACCTAGATGGGATTGATATTGACTTTGAGCATCCAAGATCACAAACGGATGCTGCAAATTTGGCTGTTTTTGCCAAGGAACTGAGTGGTGAGCTGCATGGGCGAAAAAAAGAATTATCCGTAGCTGTTTATTCTAAAATAAATGCGATAAGCGGCGCTGAGGTTAATTCAGTCACTTTCAAGGCGGATATGTTCCGATATGCAGACCATGTGAATATCATGGCATATGACGGCCAGTGGGATGGCGGTTATCATGCTGAAAACCTTGCACCCTATCAATTTACCAAAAATGTTGTCAATTATTGGGCAAAGCTATTCGGCTCGCTTGGTATATCCAAGTCGAAACTTGTCCTTGGCATCCCGCTTTACGGCCAGCCAGAAGATGTTAAGGCAAAACAAATTTCCTATGCAGCCATTGTTAGGAAGAATCCTGATTATGCAAAAAAGGATTCCATCAATTGGAACGGAACGGTTTACCATTTTAATGGGCAGAATACTGTTAAAAGGAAAACCGAGCTTGCCCTCTCCCATGGTTTTGGCGGGATGATGCTATGGGAGGCGGGGCTTGACAGCAACGACGAAAAAAATATGGCCGCTGCCATTCGTTCAACTTTGACCACGCATTCCATCCGTGCTGGAAACAGTCCAGGCGAGAATTGA
- a CDS encoding DUF1292 domain-containing protein: MEKIEVGEIFTISDESDVEQQVEVLAVMDIEGTDYVAVSFLDDLQEETDDDIDIFFLKVDEEGDLDAIQTDEEFDKVAEAFEELMEQEEIED; the protein is encoded by the coding sequence TTGGAAAAAATCGAAGTTGGTGAAATCTTTACGATCAGTGACGAGAGTGATGTTGAACAGCAGGTAGAAGTGCTGGCAGTCATGGATATTGAAGGAACGGATTATGTGGCAGTCAGCTTCCTTGATGACCTGCAGGAGGAAACGGATGATGATATCGATATCTTCTTTCTAAAGGTAGATGAGGAAGGCGATCTAGATGCAATCCAGACCGATGAGGAATTCGATAAAGTCGCTGAAGCCTTTGAGGAATTGATGGAACAGGAAGAAATTGAGGATTAA
- a CDS encoding endonuclease MutS2, protein MNSHTYRVLDFETVKATVASYALTSQGKEKLMSLEPSVNVNQIAALLDELGEAVEIMKKSASVPVHGLEGIDVLLNAINKGVALRPEQFAKLNDFLDCCSKMKRFMKDKEYVGPRVSSYIFAIEELPLLAAEITRCIRHGMIDDYASKELLKIRKQISTQEDRLKEKVQQMVRSNKYKTYLQENIVSQRNGRYVLSVKKEYRAKIKGTVLDSSASGSTIFVEPEEIGLFQEQLDWLKADEEAEMERILLYLTGLVEASEKEIRLAVETMVHYDFLFAKAKYSRSIEGRKVAVNDTHHINLRDAKHPLLGEKAVPLTIKLGGNENALVITGPNTGGKTVTIKTVGLLTLMGQSGLFLPVSDGSEIAVYQNILVDIGDGQSITENLSTFSSRIVNIIEILQKTNDRSLVLLDELGSGTDPGEGMGLATAILEQLYAKGATLLATTHYSEIKEFADTHEGFMNGSMEFDLETLEPTYRLIIGRGGESQAFAIALKLGIHPKLIERAHQITYKEEKEYSSQGEMTLEMEKQMIINKHQKKVKQAKKEIKTFSMGDNVSISPGNEYGIVVKGPDNQGNYIVQVKGEKRSVHFKRLKLKIAASELYPEEYDFDIVFKSKEYRKTNKLLSKGHNPDLNLDHEE, encoded by the coding sequence ATGAATAGCCATACGTATCGTGTTTTGGATTTTGAAACAGTAAAAGCGACAGTTGCATCCTATGCCCTGACAAGCCAGGGAAAAGAGAAATTAATGAGTTTGGAGCCATCCGTTAACGTAAACCAGATTGCGGCGCTTCTTGACGAACTCGGCGAAGCGGTAGAAATAATGAAGAAGAGTGCGAGTGTTCCAGTTCATGGTCTGGAGGGTATCGATGTCCTCTTAAACGCAATCAATAAAGGAGTCGCATTGAGGCCAGAGCAGTTTGCGAAGCTTAATGATTTCCTTGACTGCTGCAGTAAAATGAAACGCTTTATGAAAGATAAGGAATATGTGGGGCCTAGGGTATCAAGTTATATTTTTGCCATAGAGGAACTGCCTTTGCTTGCTGCGGAGATTACTCGATGTATCCGCCATGGCATGATTGATGACTACGCAAGTAAGGAACTTTTAAAAATTCGGAAACAAATTTCTACCCAAGAAGATCGCTTGAAAGAAAAGGTTCAGCAAATGGTCCGATCCAATAAATATAAAACCTATTTGCAGGAAAACATTGTAAGCCAGAGAAATGGCCGTTATGTATTGTCTGTCAAAAAGGAATACCGTGCAAAGATAAAAGGCACTGTCCTTGATAGCTCCGCGTCAGGGTCGACCATCTTTGTTGAACCAGAAGAAATAGGACTATTCCAGGAGCAGCTTGATTGGCTTAAGGCAGATGAGGAAGCGGAAATGGAAAGAATTCTTCTCTATCTCACGGGTTTGGTGGAAGCGAGTGAAAAAGAAATACGCCTTGCGGTGGAAACGATGGTCCATTATGATTTTCTGTTTGCAAAAGCAAAGTACAGCCGGTCCATTGAGGGAAGAAAGGTTGCCGTTAACGATACCCATCATATCAACCTGCGTGATGCGAAACATCCTCTTCTTGGAGAAAAAGCTGTGCCGCTTACAATTAAACTTGGAGGCAATGAAAATGCGCTTGTCATCACCGGACCAAACACCGGCGGAAAGACGGTTACCATTAAAACCGTCGGGCTTTTGACCCTAATGGGCCAATCAGGTCTTTTTTTACCAGTTTCAGATGGAAGCGAGATTGCTGTTTATCAAAATATCCTTGTTGACATTGGTGACGGGCAGAGTATTACTGAAAACCTTAGTACATTCAGTTCCAGAATCGTAAATATTATCGAGATTTTACAGAAAACAAACGATAGGAGTCTTGTTTTGCTTGATGAATTGGGTTCAGGTACAGACCCAGGTGAAGGAATGGGTCTTGCGACTGCCATCCTGGAACAGTTGTACGCTAAGGGCGCAACCCTTCTTGCTACTACGCATTATAGTGAAATTAAGGAGTTTGCTGATACCCATGAGGGCTTTATGAATGGGTCGATGGAATTCGATCTTGAAACATTGGAGCCAACGTACAGGCTGATCATAGGCAGAGGCGGAGAAAGCCAGGCGTTCGCCATTGCACTGAAACTCGGCATCCACCCCAAACTGATAGAAAGGGCCCACCAAATCACCTACAAAGAAGAAAAAGAATACAGCTCTCAAGGAGAAATGACCTTAGAGATGGAGAAACAGATGATCATTAATAAGCATCAGAAAAAAGTTAAACAAGCAAAAAAAGAGATAAAGACTTTTAGCATGGGTGACAATGTGTCCATTTCTCCGGGAAATGAATATGGAATTGTCGTTAAGGGGCCAGACAATCAAGGGAATTATATCGTCCAGGTGAAAGGAGAAAAAAGGTCCGTCCACTTTAAGAGGTTAAAACTGAAGATTGCCGCCAGTGAGCTTTATCCCGAAGAATACGATTTCGATATTGTCTTTAAATCAAAAGAATACCGGAAGACCAATAAACTGCTTTCAAAGGGACATAACCCAGATTTAAACCTGGATCATGAGGAGTAA
- a CDS encoding tartrate dehydrogenase translates to MRNYSIALIPGDGIGGEVIREGKKVLDALCQFDGGLKIDYSEFDWSCEYYLKNGRMMPDDGLAQLEGFDSIYLGAVGYPGVLDHISLWGLLLPIRRHFQQYINLRPIKLLRGIDSPLAGRTASDLDFLVIRENNEGEYSSIGGRMYEGTEMDMAVQSAVFTKHGVERVLRYAFKEAEQARRKRLTAATKSNGINHTMPFWDEYVKKVNLEYPEVETEITHIDALAAFFVSKPDAFDVVVASNLFGDILTDLGAAIVGGMGIAPSANINPEKKFPSMFEPVHGSAPDIAGKGVANPTAAIWCTALMLDHLGERVLAEVIMEAMQQVLEERLYLTADLGGNARTDQFGDEVCKKMKRIF, encoded by the coding sequence GTGAGGAACTATTCAATCGCTCTCATTCCCGGAGATGGCATCGGGGGTGAGGTCATCAGGGAAGGAAAGAAAGTACTTGATGCGCTTTGTCAATTTGATGGCGGCTTGAAGATCGATTACAGTGAGTTCGACTGGAGCTGCGAATACTACCTGAAAAACGGCCGAATGATGCCTGATGACGGGCTTGCCCAATTGGAAGGGTTTGATTCCATCTATCTTGGAGCGGTAGGCTATCCGGGAGTTCTGGACCATATTTCGTTATGGGGGCTCCTCCTTCCAATCCGCAGGCATTTTCAGCAATATATTAATCTGCGGCCGATAAAACTTTTAAGAGGCATTGATTCCCCACTGGCCGGGAGGACTGCCAGCGACCTCGACTTTCTCGTCATCCGTGAGAATAACGAAGGAGAATACTCCAGCATTGGCGGCAGGATGTATGAAGGCACGGAAATGGATATGGCGGTCCAAAGCGCTGTCTTTACGAAGCATGGCGTTGAAAGGGTGCTTCGTTACGCCTTTAAAGAGGCCGAGCAGGCAAGGCGAAAAAGGCTCACGGCAGCGACAAAGTCGAATGGCATCAACCATACGATGCCTTTTTGGGATGAGTATGTAAAGAAGGTTAATCTGGAATATCCTGAGGTAGAAACAGAAATTACCCATATCGATGCGTTGGCAGCATTTTTTGTATCAAAACCGGATGCTTTCGATGTCGTTGTTGCTTCCAACCTCTTCGGTGATATCCTCACAGACCTTGGCGCTGCGATTGTTGGCGGAATGGGAATCGCCCCTTCTGCAAATATTAATCCCGAGAAAAAGTTTCCATCCATGTTTGAACCCGTCCATGGTTCTGCACCAGACATCGCTGGAAAAGGCGTGGCAAATCCGACAGCCGCTATTTGGTGCACTGCCTTGATGCTTGACCATCTTGGTGAAAGGGTACTTGCAGAAGTGATCATGGAAGCAATGCAGCAAGTATTGGAGGAAAGACTATATTTAACCGCGGATTTAGGCGGAAATGCCAGGACAGACCAGTTTGGCGATGAAGTTTGCAAAAAGATGAAAAGAATTTTCTGA